AGATTACTTGAATGAACTGCTTTTTTATTTTCCTCCAACTGAATTTTATTAAAACAAGGCCAAAGTCCAAAGACCTTACAAACTTAGAAAAGGCTCAAAACACACAGCCCAAAAATGAACTGCTTATAAACGATATTTTCAATTTAATCCTTTTAAAAGTTAGAGTCTCTAAAATGTTAATGTTATGTTAAAAGCAGTGTTTTTAAAACCGGACCGACCCGATGGTTGGACCGGGTTCGACCGTGAACCAGTTATATAGCCGGGTTGGTCTAGTTATTGGTTCGATCATGAACAGACCACATAGCCGGATTATATTTCAAAGTTATTAAACCAATAAAAACCACTAAAACTATCGAAAATCTATAAACCATCCATATAAACAAGAAACTAATTTATATTTATAATATTTTATGTTCAAAATTGATTTATATTTTAACTATGCATCATGTTTACTAATATTACTTTTATATTTACATACTAAAAAAATATTAAACCATATTATTGAACCAGGTTTAACCCGGTCGATCCATAATGAACCGTGACCCAAAATATTTCCGGTTCAGCTTCCGGTCCGGTTTTAAAAACACTGGTTAAAAGAAAAAGCACTCATTGGTATCATAAACAAAGGAGTCGCGAGTCTTAAAGTTGTTGGGTCCATTTTCCTTTGTGTGTTTTTTGATATTTGAGATATGAGTAGTCACTGGCTAGTTTACTGTCTAGCAGAAAAACAACAACAAGTTTTAAACTTTTTACGATTGTTGTCAAAGTTCTCTTCTACACCTGATTGTGTAATTTGATGACAATTACTTGACCAACCACTTTGTACTAGAGTAATGCTCTTCGTTCATGCGTTATTAAAGACGCAATTATTGATTTTTTGTCGTAAGAAAAAAACAAAAGATTTGCTTTACTGAAGCGACCTGTCCAGCCAAGAGCCCACCACACAAAACGTGTTATCCCAATTTCAGTTCAATGTTTTTGAATTTTCTCGCTTGGGAATTAAATCCACTTGCCAAGCTGTATGGATGTAACTCAATATCTCTTAGTTTCTATAAATATACATTGAAAAAAAATATTGTTGTAACGAATATTGACTGTGGACGTATAAATAAGAGACTCTTTGAATATATTCCGAGATTTGCATGGTTGGCTAATTGATTATTTCCTTTTTTACGAAAATTCCTCCTATAACTTTTTCCCCAACCATCCTTTTCCTTATAGTTGTCTTCCCTTGACATTCTTCAAGATCTGCTTATTTCATTCATTTTTTATTGTTTGTCTTCTCTATAAGTGTTCATCACCCTTTACTCAACAGCCAACTTTTCAGTGAAGTAGAGAGGGAGAGAGATTAATCTAAACTAAAAGAGGGTTTTCAAGATCTGGATTCTTGAGTTTAATCCAGAGAAACAGTGAAGAACACAAAAGATGAAGTTTGGGGAAGAGTTTGATGGGCAGATGGTTCCAGAATGGCAACAAGCTTACATGGATTATTCTTCTCTCAAATCCATTCTTCAAGAAATCCAAAACTCACGGGAAAGATCAAGAACAGCAGGTGCCTTGAGACCCAAGAAATCTGTTTACCGCAACTTCAGCGGTCTGACAAAGCGGTACAGCCGCGCCGCCTCGTATTTGGATCTCGAAAACCAGGACATTATGGTGAGTACACGGATTGGTGATGATGGGTTTGAGAGATACGAGACGGCCATCATGAAAGTTGCGGAAGCAGGAAGAGAGTCAGAGCTTGTGTTCTTTAAAACCCTAGATCTGGAGTTCGATAAAGTGAACCATTTTTACCGGTCTAAAGTGGATGAGATGATGAAGGAGGCAGTGGGTTTAAACAAACAAATGGATGCTTTGTTTGCTTACAGAATCAAAGTTGAACGACCTTCTTCTTCTTGGACCTGCTCTGAAACAGTATCAGTTGATGTGAATGCCTTGGATTGCAAGGAACAGAGTGAGTTCTCATAGGTTGTTTTCTATATTTTAAAATGACTATGAGGTTCTGTGTCCGAAGCTCCGTACATAAGACGAAGCCCAAACCATTTTTTAACTAATTCTCTTTAGGATAATAGATTTATTTCAACGCCTATGAACCATTAGTATTTATCCAAGAGTTTTAGTTGTTAGATAAACTTCTCATTAGTAAAAGATTGTTTCTTTGTTACTGGGTTTAGTACGAAAGGACAAGAAGTGTGAATCTTCTTGTGTTTATTTTTTGTGTTTGATTTTGAAGGGAGGAAGACATTAGCTGATGAGATGGGAATCGAAATAAAAGAATCCAGCGGTGGAGATTCAACAAAAGAGAGCACACCAGCGGCTTTAAGTATAGACCGTATCAGATTAAACAAAACTCAAGAAACTCCACTGTCCACAATCAGAAACATCCTCAAGCTATCTAACCAAGAAGAGCTCAAATTCACAAGAGAGACTCTCAAGAAAATAGAAGAACGGCTTAAGAATGTCTTCATCGAGTTTTATCGCAAGCTTAGACATCTCAAGAATTACAGGTATCCATGATGTTTCTTAGGCATTCTTGATATTAAAAAAGCAACTCATAAAGATTGTTTGATTTGATACATATCACAATTATTTCAGCTTCTTAAACACCTTGGCGATTTCAAAGATCATGAAGAAGTATGATAAGGTAACACTGACATAGTTAAATATTATATGTATATATATAGGCTTCTTGATATTAATTTAGAGCTCTTAGATTTTTTTGACAATTAGAAACAATTTAGTTAAAATTTTAATTTTAATATATATATATTTTTTTTAAATTAGAGACCTATATATATATAAATAAATATATCTTAAATTTTTGAGATCCAAAACTAATGTTTGACTTGTCTATGTTCATGACGGCCATGTATTTATTAACATGTTTTTGTATTTTTTTCTCTATCAGATTGCTTCAAGAAATGCAGCAAAACCTTACATGGAGATGGTAGATAAGTCCTACCTCACTAGTTCTGATGAGGTTACGACAACATTTCTACATAAAAACTTATTATTTCTTCTAGTAATACTACAGCCTTTAGCCAGAGCTTTATTTACATTTAACAGATCAACAAACTTATGGTGAGAGTTGAGTCTATTTTCGTCGAGCATTTCGCCAGTTCGAACCGAAGCAAAGGAATGAATCTCTTAAGACCAATAGTGAAGAAAGAAAGACATCGTATAACGTTTTCAACTGGTAACTAGAAAACATCCCAAATATAAATCACATTTTATAACAGTTAGTTCATATGACAAACTAATCAAAATCTTCTTTCTCAGGCTTTTTTGTGGGCTGTTCAGTCTCTCTAGTGATTGCCCTTGTCTTGTTCATCCATGCACGCAACATAATAGGCACAGATGGACAAAAACTCTACATGGAGACAATGTTTCCTCTCTACAGGTACAAACCAAAACATCTTTAGGTTCCTCTCTATAACTAAATCAATTATTTTCTCGCTGACAAGAATGTTTCTTAAACCATGTTTTTCAGTTTGTTTGGATTCATTGTCCTGCACATGATCATGTATGCTTCAAACATATACTTCTGGAAGAAATATCGAGTGAATTATGCATTCATATTCGGGTTCAAAGAAGGAACAGAGCTTGGTTACAGACCAGTTTTGCTTCTAAGCTTTGGCCTCGGCACGCTTGCTCTAGCTGCTGTTCTTATAAACCTTGACATGGAGATGGATCCTAATACTAATGACTACAAGACAATCACTGAACTTCTTCCCCTCTTCGTTGTAGCTGTAAGTTGTTCACTATCGCTACAACGACAAGAATGTTATCTCATTATGTTATTACAATAATAACATCATTTCATATTGACAATGTTTTCATACAGATTGTCATGGCCATTTCTGTGTGTCCCTTCAACATTTTCTATCGGTCGAGCCGATTCTTCTTCCTAGCAGTTATATTCCGCTGCATAGCTGCGCCGCTCTACAAGGTACTTTAGTCAATCATATGGTAAAAAAGATCGATAAACATCTCAATCTGTCCTCATATATATAAACTTGCAGGTTAGTCTTCCGGATTTTTTCTTGGCCGACCAGTTAACAAGCCAGGTTCAAGCTCTGAGGAGTCTACAGTTCTACGTATGTTACTACGGCTGGGGAGACTTCAGGCTAAGAAGAAACACATGCAGATCAAGCGATGTATATAACACATTCAACTTCATTGTCGCTGTGATTCCTTACTGGTCACGTTTCCTTCAGTGTGTTCGAAGGTTGATCGAAGAGAAAGATATAAGCCAAGGCTTCAATGCTCTCAAGTATTTGTTGACCATCGTTGCTGTGTGCTTGAGAACAGCTTACAGCCTTAACAGAGGAAACAACTGGAGACTCGCTGCATGGGTTTTCTCGGCCTTGGCAACTTTCTACGGTACATATTGGGACATTGTGCATGACTGGGGATTTCTTCATAATCCATCTAAGACTTGGCTTAGAGAGAAGCTTCTTGTTCCTCACAAATCCGTCTACTACGTTGCAATGGTGAGCAATAAGAGAAAAAAAGATAACAAAATAAATCATGGTTTAGGGTTTCTTTTACAAACCTAGTTTAGGGTTTCTTTCTAATTTTGTTTCTCTCCTCTCTTTGTTGTAGGTGGTGAACGTTGTGTTGAGGTTGGCATGGTTGCAGACTGTTCTTGATTTCAACTCCTCGTTCTTGCATAGAGAGACAATGATTGCTCTCCTAACTATTCTTGAGATCATACGCCGTGGTATCTGGAACTTCTTTAGGTAGCGTCTTCACCAAGAAACAATCGATGAATATTCTTCAAAAATCATTTATTTTACTTAAGGTTTTATTTTTATGGGTTATGAACACAGGTTAGAGAACGAACATTTGAACAACGTGGGGAAGTTCAGAGCATTCAAATCAGTTCCATTACCGTTCAACTACGGTGAAGAGGAAGACTCGAGATAGTTAGGTATATAAGATTGGACCTATTCAAGGTTGTTCCAAAGAGTGGTGTTTCTATTTTGTTACTGGTATTGCTATAGACTCCTTGTAAGGAAATTAGCATAAAGGCTTAGGATAAAACGGTTTTGCCTAGGGTTTGTGCTCTCTAGTCACCATGTC
This sequence is a window from Brassica oleracea var. oleracea cultivar TO1000 chromosome C1, BOL, whole genome shotgun sequence. Protein-coding genes within it:
- the LOC106311400 gene encoding phosphate transporter PHO1 homolog 8-like, giving the protein MKFGEEFDGQMVPEWQQAYMDYSSLKSILQEIQNSRERSRTAGALRPKKSVYRNFSGLTKRYSRAASYLDLENQDIMVSTRIGDDGFERYETAIMKVAEAGRESELVFFKTLDLEFDKVNHFYRSKVDEMMKEAVGLNKQMDALFAYRIKVERPSSSWTCSETVSVDVNALDCKEQRRKTLADEMGIEIKESSGGDSTKESTPAALSIDRIRLNKTQETPLSTIRNILKLSNQEELKFTRETLKKIEERLKNVFIEFYRKLRHLKNYSFLNTLAISKIMKKYDKIASRNAAKPYMEMVDKSYLTSSDEINKLMVRVESIFVEHFASSNRSKGMNLLRPIVKKERHRITFSTGFFVGCSVSLVIALVLFIHARNIIGTDGQKLYMETMFPLYSLFGFIVLHMIMYASNIYFWKKYRVNYAFIFGFKEGTELGYRPVLLLSFGLGTLALAAVLINLDMEMDPNTNDYKTITELLPLFVVAIVMAISVCPFNIFYRSSRFFFLAVIFRCIAAPLYKVSLPDFFLADQLTSQVQALRSLQFYVCYYGWGDFRLRRNTCRSSDVYNTFNFIVAVIPYWSRFLQCVRRLIEEKDISQGFNALKYLLTIVAVCLRTAYSLNRGNNWRLAAWVFSALATFYGTYWDIVHDWGFLHNPSKTWLREKLLVPHKSVYYVAMVVNVVLRLAWLQTVLDFNSSFLHRETMIALLTILEIIRRGIWNFFRLENEHLNNVGKFRAFKSVPLPFNYGEEEDSR